In Symmachiella dynata, the following are encoded in one genomic region:
- the dinD gene encoding DNA damage-inducible protein D, whose product MKHETVIELTDTFEGHAQQTEDGVEFWLARDLQHLLGYKEWRNFSTVISRAKTACEVSGNAIEDHFVDVNKMVDLGSGSTREIDDMMLTRYACYLIAQNGDPQKEPIAFAQTYFAMQTRKAELIEQRLLESERVSARQILTVTEKELSSVIYQQTGSDKNFGIIRSKGDQALFGKSTQAMKSQWNVPAKRPLADFAPTIVLKAKDFATEITIHNAKEHQLGTEKAISNEHITNNKAVRQTLINRGIRPEMLSPAEDVKKVERRLASEEKKSLKNPDALGLESNEE is encoded by the coding sequence ATGAAGCACGAAACGGTTATTGAATTGACAGACACATTCGAAGGTCATGCGCAGCAGACGGAGGACGGCGTCGAGTTTTGGCTGGCGCGTGATTTGCAACATCTATTGGGATACAAGGAATGGCGAAACTTTTCGACTGTGATTTCCAGGGCGAAAACGGCATGCGAGGTGTCTGGGAACGCGATTGAAGACCATTTTGTTGATGTCAACAAAATGGTCGACTTGGGGTCAGGGAGTACTCGCGAAATCGATGACATGATGCTCACCCGCTATGCCTGCTACCTTATCGCCCAAAATGGTGACCCCCAGAAAGAACCAATTGCATTCGCGCAGACCTACTTTGCGATGCAGACCCGAAAGGCGGAACTCATCGAGCAACGATTACTCGAATCGGAACGGGTATCTGCTCGACAAATACTGACGGTAACAGAAAAGGAATTGTCGTCAGTCATTTACCAACAGACCGGCAGTGATAAGAACTTTGGGATCATTCGAAGCAAAGGCGACCAGGCGTTGTTTGGCAAATCAACCCAAGCAATGAAGTCGCAATGGAATGTCCCAGCAAAACGTCCGTTGGCAGATTTTGCGCCAACGATCGTCTTAAAAGCTAAGGACTTTGCAACCGAAATCACGATTCACAATGCCAAAGAACATCAACTCGGCACCGAAAAGGCAATTTCAAACGAGCATATTACCAATAACAAGGCCGTCCGCCAGACCTTAATCAATCGAGGCATTCGACCCGAAATGCTCTCCCCTGCAGAAGATGTCAAAAAGGTTGAACGCCGTTTGGCATCAGAAGAAAAGAAGTCGCTAAAGAACCCTGATGCTCTCGGATTGGAAAGCAACGAAGAATAA
- a CDS encoding AAA family ATPase, with protein sequence MKISYFKIENFRNIRFAECENPPDFVVICGGNGCGKSAILQALMTAKERAGAYGGFNVDPRAVTANASNAIIEVRISFSESERTWYQENHGKECPEFDNVIINISTGGQGRATKRSDFTRTLLSTFSRKYKGSPGFFDYIDAHRIHDKKEVSTWDASSLSEERVKQTLGASGREKFQFTKEFLASKVLRDLQLLQAAHRQNKGTKVLMDSVAPIQRFFNRFFSPMEFVDVRIDTSPFQFIIRTPHGDIDIDDLSAGEKEILNTYIRFHQLQPRDAVILFDEADAHLHPDLERRYLQELRTIGEGNQVWLTTHSPEMMIEAGSESLYTVLKEPPSEGQNQFVRVTSSEELHTALSELMGSRGLVSFNQHIVFIEGTDASTDRRLYERFYPPNEYNISFVPAGDSRVIGRVAERVNQLLSESIGFQQFHAIVDGDFERAVPDPPDGRLHRLPVYHVENFLLDENIILSVLSEVLSERCPYEDEDSMVSSLHQLMVEDAHLMPFAKAVLDSDRARKAREVRDAIFSGNDDQSIEKGFESYAEALAEARSILEGAISDDTWRSRCKARDLLRALCGKHGINYEHFRNLVISRMDGPPPGLQAIIGKILES encoded by the coding sequence ATGAAAATTTCATACTTCAAGATTGAGAATTTCCGAAACATTCGGTTTGCCGAATGTGAGAATCCACCTGATTTCGTTGTCATCTGCGGTGGGAATGGATGCGGAAAAAGTGCGATTTTGCAGGCGTTGATGACGGCAAAAGAAAGAGCCGGGGCATATGGCGGATTCAATGTTGACCCACGTGCCGTAACGGCAAACGCAAGCAATGCCATTATTGAGGTTCGCATCAGTTTTTCTGAAAGCGAACGTACTTGGTACCAAGAAAACCACGGGAAGGAATGTCCAGAATTTGATAATGTGATTATCAACATTTCTACCGGTGGCCAGGGACGTGCGACCAAACGTTCAGATTTTACTCGGACATTACTAAGCACATTTTCACGAAAATACAAAGGTTCTCCGGGTTTTTTTGACTACATCGATGCACATCGCATTCATGACAAGAAAGAAGTGTCGACGTGGGACGCGTCCTCCTTAAGTGAGGAACGGGTTAAGCAAACCTTGGGGGCAAGTGGTCGCGAGAAATTCCAATTTACTAAGGAGTTTTTGGCATCAAAGGTGCTGCGCGATTTGCAGTTATTGCAGGCAGCTCACCGGCAGAATAAAGGAACCAAGGTGCTGATGGATTCCGTGGCGCCAATTCAAAGGTTTTTCAATCGATTCTTTTCGCCTATGGAGTTTGTTGATGTTCGGATCGATACGTCACCATTTCAATTCATAATCCGTACACCTCACGGTGACATTGACATCGACGACTTGAGCGCGGGTGAGAAAGAAATCCTGAACACGTATATACGATTTCACCAACTTCAACCGCGTGACGCCGTTATATTGTTTGATGAGGCAGACGCGCACTTGCATCCCGATTTGGAACGTCGGTACTTGCAGGAGCTTCGCACGATCGGTGAGGGGAATCAGGTATGGCTGACAACTCATTCTCCAGAGATGATGATTGAAGCGGGTAGCGAGTCGCTTTATACCGTGTTAAAGGAGCCCCCAAGTGAGGGCCAGAATCAGTTTGTCCGCGTCACCTCCAGCGAGGAATTACACACGGCACTGTCAGAACTCATGGGGTCACGTGGGTTAGTTAGTTTTAATCAGCACATCGTGTTCATTGAAGGAACCGATGCCTCAACTGATCGTCGCCTTTACGAACGGTTTTACCCGCCGAATGAGTACAACATTAGTTTTGTGCCGGCCGGTGATTCGCGCGTGATCGGACGGGTAGCCGAGCGAGTCAACCAGCTTCTATCTGAAAGCATCGGTTTTCAACAGTTTCATGCGATCGTCGACGGCGATTTTGAACGTGCTGTGCCTGATCCCCCTGATGGGCGCCTACACCGTTTGCCGGTGTATCATGTCGAAAACTTTCTGTTGGACGAAAACATAATTTTGTCGGTGCTAAGTGAGGTATTATCCGAGCGATGTCCGTATGAGGACGAAGATTCTATGGTGTCGAGTTTGCACCAATTGATGGTGGAAGATGCTCACTTAATGCCGTTCGCTAAAGCGGTGCTTGACTCTGACCGGGCCAGGAAAGCAAGGGAAGTACGCGACGCGATTTTTTCAGGCAACGACGATCAATCCATCGAAAAAGGGTTTGAATCGTATGCGGAGGCTTTGGCGGAAGCACGCTCTATCCTTGAAGGTGCTATTTCAGACGACACGTGGAGGTCTAGGTGTAAAGCACGCGACTTGTTGAGAGCACTTTGTGGCAAACATGGGATCAACTACGAACATTTTCGCAATCTGGTCATTAGCCGAATGGATGGACCGCCGCCTGGATTGCAAGCAATCATCGGCAAAATCCTTGAATCGTAA
- a CDS encoding helix-turn-helix domain-containing protein, translating into MISRMFENVTDDDISNLIQQGEGAQIEFKRDVINILDLAKLVSAFANTDGGVAIFGVEEPDKIVGCSLRRTQDLVGKIENRIRPVPEMRLHVQSYRGVELAILVVKRLQSGLAISDAGAFVREGEATRLIDASTIERRIPVNEPVETTNQHLREMLELMNDRIASLQVEVAYPRTWRGRAIALVVAFTAGFFARLAAGWVADLFQGKDA; encoded by the coding sequence GTGATTTCGAGAATGTTTGAAAACGTCACCGACGACGACATAAGCAACTTGATTCAACAAGGTGAAGGGGCGCAAATAGAATTCAAGCGGGATGTGATCAACATTTTAGATTTAGCGAAGCTGGTTTCTGCTTTTGCAAATACTGATGGTGGCGTGGCAATATTTGGCGTTGAGGAGCCTGATAAGATTGTAGGATGTAGTTTGCGCCGCACACAGGACCTCGTTGGGAAGATCGAGAATAGAATCCGTCCGGTTCCTGAAATGAGATTGCACGTTCAATCTTATCGTGGCGTCGAACTTGCAATCCTTGTCGTAAAGCGATTGCAGAGCGGACTTGCGATTTCTGACGCTGGGGCGTTCGTGCGCGAAGGGGAAGCTACGCGGCTCATTGATGCGTCGACGATTGAGCGGCGAATACCGGTCAATGAGCCGGTGGAAACGACAAATCAACATCTTCGAGAAATGCTTGAATTGATGAATGATCGCATTGCTTCTCTGCAGGTCGAAGTCGCATATCCTCGTACATGGCGTGGAAGGGCGATTGCTCTGGTTGTCGCCTTTACAGCAGGGTTTTTCGCTCGGCTCGCCGCAGGATGGGTGGCTGACCTATTTCAAGGCAAAGACGCGTGA
- a CDS encoding 3'-5' exonuclease codes for MEFRISDTFTASLAKLNAAEQKAAKTTVFDLQVDPKNPGMSFHRIDKSKDDNFWSVRVSRDIRIIVHQTAASLLMCYVDHHDDAYRWAERRKVEVHPKTGAAQLVEVRERVQEITVPVYVEVEQPVPELPPLFADVPPDDLLSYGVPPEWLDDVRTATEDTLFELSEHLPHEAAEALLQLATGAKPIPLQEATAGADPFAHPDAQRRFRVMTNVEELERALEYPWEKWTVFLHPGQQELVERQFNGPARVSGSAGTGKTIVALHRAVHLARQHPEAKVLLATFSATLARSLAAKLVVLVGNEPKIADRIHVESTAGIARQLYHDLIGEVTIAPHTTIQEILKTAATKVDGHKFSDQFLWAEWTEVVDAWQLTTWETYRKVTRLGRKTRLSEKHREIAWSIFAQVREELEQRNLTTMPTVFGRVAEALRDSAKLPFDFAVVDEAQDVSVPELRFLAALGAARPDGLFFTGDLGQRIFQAPFSWKELGVDIRGRSRTLRINYRTSHQIRGIADRLLPPEVSDVDGNTESRRGTVSVFNGPTPVVQVCDDESAETATVSQWLLDRIAEGVQPHEVGLFVRSAAQLPRAQKAARTAAVAAVELDDEVETKTGHISISTMHLAKGLEFRAVVVMACDDEILPLQDRIETVADDSDLEEVYNTERHLLYVACTRARDQLLVTGVEPASEFLDDLCK; via the coding sequence ATGGAATTTCGCATCTCCGACACCTTCACTGCCAGCTTGGCCAAGTTGAACGCCGCCGAACAAAAGGCGGCCAAGACGACCGTGTTCGATTTGCAGGTCGATCCCAAGAACCCGGGGATGAGTTTCCACCGGATCGACAAATCCAAGGACGACAATTTTTGGTCGGTCCGTGTCAGCCGGGACATTCGGATCATCGTACACCAAACCGCCGCCAGCTTGTTGATGTGCTACGTCGACCACCACGACGACGCGTACCGTTGGGCGGAGCGTCGCAAAGTGGAAGTCCACCCCAAGACCGGAGCAGCGCAACTAGTAGAAGTCCGGGAGCGGGTCCAAGAAATTACAGTGCCGGTCTATGTCGAGGTCGAGCAACCGGTGCCGGAACTTCCGCCGCTGTTTGCCGACGTGCCACCGGATGACTTGTTGAGCTACGGCGTGCCACCCGAGTGGCTCGACGATGTCCGCACGGCCACCGAGGACACGCTGTTTGAATTGTCCGAACACCTACCGCACGAGGCAGCGGAGGCATTGCTGCAATTGGCCACCGGCGCGAAGCCCATACCGCTGCAGGAAGCCACCGCCGGAGCCGACCCATTCGCGCACCCAGATGCGCAGCGACGATTCCGAGTGATGACCAATGTGGAGGAGTTGGAGCGGGCGCTGGAATACCCTTGGGAAAAATGGACCGTCTTCCTGCATCCCGGCCAACAGGAATTAGTCGAACGCCAGTTCAACGGCCCCGCTCGCGTTTCGGGTTCAGCGGGAACCGGCAAAACGATAGTGGCACTCCACCGTGCCGTCCACCTCGCCCGTCAGCACCCGGAAGCGAAAGTATTGTTAGCGACCTTCTCAGCAACGCTGGCGCGGTCCCTGGCGGCCAAGTTGGTGGTGCTGGTAGGCAATGAGCCCAAGATCGCCGACCGCATTCACGTCGAATCTACGGCGGGCATCGCACGCCAACTTTATCATGACTTAATCGGTGAGGTCACGATTGCGCCCCACACAACGATCCAGGAAATTCTCAAAACGGCTGCCACGAAAGTCGACGGGCATAAATTTTCGGATCAGTTTCTGTGGGCGGAATGGACAGAGGTCGTTGACGCTTGGCAATTGACCACCTGGGAAACCTATCGCAAGGTCACGCGACTGGGGCGCAAGACGCGGCTCAGTGAAAAACATCGCGAGATTGCCTGGTCGATCTTCGCCCAGGTTCGCGAGGAATTGGAACAACGAAATCTGACGACCATGCCGACGGTCTTCGGACGCGTGGCGGAGGCCCTGCGGGACAGCGCGAAACTACCTTTTGATTTCGCCGTCGTCGACGAAGCCCAAGATGTCAGCGTCCCCGAATTGCGATTCCTGGCTGCACTGGGGGCCGCTCGGCCCGACGGGCTGTTTTTCACCGGCGACCTCGGCCAACGCATCTTCCAGGCCCCGTTTTCCTGGAAAGAACTCGGCGTCGACATCCGTGGCCGCTCGCGGACTCTGCGGATCAACTACCGGACCTCGCACCAGATACGCGGCATCGCCGACCGTCTGCTGCCACCCGAAGTTTCCGACGTGGATGGCAATACAGAATCGCGCCGCGGCACGGTTTCGGTCTTCAATGGCCCCACGCCGGTCGTGCAAGTCTGCGACGACGAGTCAGCCGAAACAGCGACCGTCAGTCAGTGGCTCCTCGACCGCATCGCTGAGGGCGTCCAGCCGCACGAGGTCGGCCTGTTCGTCCGCTCGGCGGCACAACTACCGCGTGCCCAAAAGGCTGCTCGCACGGCCGCTGTGGCCGCTGTGGAACTCGATGACGAAGTGGAAACCAAAACTGGCCACATATCGATCAGCACGATGCACTTGGCCAAGGGGCTCGAATTCCGCGCGGTCGTTGTAATGGCCTGCGACGACGAGATATTGCCGTTGCAAGATCGCATCGAGACCGTCGCGGACGATTCCGACCTGGAGGAAGTCTACAATACCGAACGGCACCTACTCTACGTGGCCTGCACGCGGGCACGGGATCAATTGCTGGTGACGGGTGTCGAACCGGCGTCGGAGTTTTTGGATGATCTTTGCAAGTAG